CGGAAATATATAATTGGATTGTGGGAATTTGTGCCTAATCTAGTCTACCAATCGACCCTCTCAGGTTGCAGATACACAGAAACATGCTGATATAGCATCCAGCCTTGTTGAAGTTGATTATGACATTGAAAATCTAGAACCACCCATTTTAACTGTAGAAGAGGCCATTAAGAGATCTAGCCTTCTCGAGGTTCCTCTTCTCCTCTACCCCAAACAAGTTGGTGATATATCAAAAGGATTGGCTGAGGCTGATCACAAGATTCTCTCTGCCAAGGTACTTTCGCTCCCTCTTCCCTCCAACTCACTCCACTCAtttgaatagaaaataaaaatgaagaaaatgttcTTCTTTTATGAGGGCATAGATAGTTACAAGCCTAAAAAGTAAATAGACTAGGTGCTTTTCTAGCATCAGATTTCAACATTGTGCATCTGTGCTTACTGCTAACTTTCTGCTGCTTCGTTGCTTTAGATAAAACTCGGTTCACAGTACCATTTCTATATGGAGACTCAAACTGCCCTTGCGATTCCTGATGAAAACAACTGCATGGTGGTTTACAGTTCAACCCAGTGTCCCGAATATGCACATGTTAACATTGCAAAATGTCTTGGTATTCCTGAGCATAATGTGCGTGTGATTACAAGGAGAGTCGGAGGAGGCTTTGGTGGAAAGGCCATGAAAGCAATTCCTGTGAGTTTCATTCTAAACAAATCTCCATGTCTTAAACTTCCGTAAACAAACTAAGTCTTGGTTTCGAATCCAAACTTATTGATGTTTTGTTACTACGTTCCTGTTCTCTTGTGTTTAGTGCTGAACTTTCTATAAAAGTTGTGATATAATCCTTTTTTCACCGCTTCAGTCCACAcgattttcagtttttttgtccTTGATGATAGATTTACCATTCCATTTCTCTGTTATCAATTGGTGCGAGTACTTACAATGGGATGTAATGTTAACGTTTAGGTTGCTACAGCATGTGCTCTTGCAGCGCACAAGTTTCGTCGCCCTGTGAGAACGTATTTGAATCGCAAGACCGATATGATAATGGCAGGAGGAAGGCATCCCATGGAAATAACTTATAATGTAGGATTTAAATCAAATGGGAAAGTTACAGCCTTACAGCTTGATATATTAATCAATGCTGGAATATCTTTCGATATAAGTCCAGTGATGCCAGAAACCATTCTGAGTGGGCTAAAAAAGTATGACTGGGGTGCTTTATCTTTTGATATAAAGGTATGCAAAACAAATCATTCAAGTAAAACAGCAATGCGAGCCCCTGGGGAGGTACAAGGATCATACATTGCAGAAACCGTAATCGAACATGTAGCGTCTACCCTTTCCATGGATGTGGATTCTGtgagaaacataaattttcacaGATATGATAGCCTTAAATTATTCTATGATGTTGCCTCAGGTGATTCTGTAGAGTATACTCTAACATCAATATGGAATAAGTTAGCAGAATCTTCAAGCTTCAAACAAAGGGTTGAAATAATAAAGGAGTTCAATAGGTGTAAGGTGTGGAAGAAAAGAGGTATTTCTCGAGTGCCTATTGTGCATCAAGTGTTCGTGGGACCAACTCCGGGGAAAGTAAGCATTCTAAGTGATGGGTCGGTTGTTGTTGAAGTCGGCGGAATAGAGTTGGGTCAAGGGCTCTGGACAAAGGTAAAACAAATGGCTGCATTTGCTCTCAGCTCAATCAAATGTGACGGGGTAGAAAATCTTCTGGACAAAGTAAGGGTAATACAAGCTGATACTCTGAGTTTAACTCAAGGAGGAATGACTGCAGGGAGCACCACATCAGAGTCAAGCTGTGAATCAGTTAGACTTTGCTGTGCAGTCTTGGTTGAGAGACTGGGACCTCTAAAGGAAACGTTGCAGGGGCAAATGGGTTCCGTAACATGGGATGCGCTCATTTGCAAGGTACTTGTTTACATTTCTTGAACATTCTATTTGAGATATTTCTTAGTTGGAACCTCGAGACCGAAACTTGTCAATGATTCCTTCAATAATGTGGTCCTTTCAGgtaggttttctttttctttctttacattCAAGTATTTGTTATGAGAAGAAATCTTCATGCATTTTTCTGAATTGATTGTCAGGCTGCTATACTGACAGGATATGAACTTTGATATTCTTTTGATATTGACATTTAGATGCTCAAGTTCTTTGCTACCTTACTCTTAGTCATTCAAAATGCAGGCATATATGGAATCACTGAATTTATCAGCATCTTCACGTTACATCCCTGACTTTACTTCGATGCACTACTTAAACTATGGCGCTGCAGTAAGTGAGGTAAGGTTTTCCAGAACACCTTATCTAATTTCCTTCGGTGCATGATCTGAAACTAGAGTAAAACTTCTGAATACAAACTGGAAGATGGGAATCCTGCTTCATAGAAGATTACATGCCTAATTTTCTGCAGGAATACTAATGTGAAGCTATGGTGACACAGGTAGAGGTAAACCTTCTGACAGGGGAAACAACTATTTTGAGATCAGATATTATATACGATTGTGGACAAAGTCTCAACCCTGCGGTGGATTTAGGACAGGTTCGCTAGCTGTGACAACTCAGAATCAAATTCTTAAGTTCATAGATGTTTGTAAATTTTAAGAGGTTAGGATTGGTGCATGTAGATTGAAGGAGCCTTTGTCCAAgggattggtttttttatgcttGAAGAGTACACGACGAATTCTGATGGACTAGTGGTTGCAGACAGCACATGGACATATAAGATCCCTACAATAGACACCATACCAAAACAATTCAATGTGGAAATACACAACAGTGGACATCACCAGAAACGTGTTCTCTCTTCAAAAGGTAAGCTTTTCagagttttgtttcttttacagAAGAGCATAATGGATGTCTCTATGGATGCAAGGCAATATCTTTTACCTTGCCATGGATGAATGCAAGTAGTTAGTCTTCTTAAACTTCCATTTATAGGTgtttgatgatgaaattatcatGCTTTGTGCAGCTTCCGGGGAGCCACCGCTACTCCTTGCAGCATCAGTTCACTGTGCTGCAAGAGCAGCTATAGGAGATGCTAGACAACAGCTTCATTCATGGGGTTGCATGGATGAGTCTTACTCAACATTCAACTTGGAGGTCCCTGCCACCATGCCTAAGGTGAAGGAACTTTGTGGGCTGGACAACGTGGAAAGGTACCTGGGGTGGAAAATGGGTAGAAAGTGAACTTCTTCAAGATTGGGCTGCGTAATTTGTGGGAAATGCTGCTGTTTTTagccacaaaaaaaatcatatggccAGAGAGGTCGGTCATCTAACAACataaagaaacataaaacattaCAATACTGCTAGTACTTGCACACAACACATTATATTGTTGCAGTTGGAGATGTTCTAACTCGGCCCTTTTTATTGATGACAGTGAGGTGTATTCTGGAGTGTTTGAGTAaggtaatagttattttttaaaatatatttttatttaaaaatacattaaaatatttaaattgtaacCCGACTCGAGTGGATGATTTTTTAGGTCAATTAATTTGCTGAGCCAGGCTAATTTTAAAGTTGGGAaggaaatgatataaaaaaaaaattgcatggcTTTAGATTTCATGGACAATAATGCTAGCAAGAATCAAATGAACGATAGCTAAGAAATACTCACTCGCATAAAATGCGACCTTGTCACAAGCTTCAAAATTATCGTGGGCGACTTTTTGACACAATGAAACTTAACCTCCGTGATAAAATCAAGAATCTACTCATAGATTTCTAcccaagcaaaaaaataaaatgaaaaattgctCTAATTCAACTCAGAGTTCTCTCATAGCTCTCCTCCATCTCTTATTTCCAACAAtgctagaaaataaaagttaataacTCAAAACTTATTCAACCTGATGCAGGACATGGCGCATTCTTAGGAATCCTTGACATGTTATGAAGTAGAACTTGGCACGACTGGTTCAGGACTTGGAGCAGATAATAGTGAAGCACAGCGTTTCCTGATCCACAATGGAGGCAAGAAAGGATCAAAACTAAATCCTTTAGGCTTGCACTTGTCATCAATTACAGCCAAGACACTGCAACATTTAGGGCCGACTAAGTTCTTTTGAAAGGTCAGCACCAAGGATGCAACCTCATGCAAGCAAATATCTGCGTGCGCCTTGATGGTGGCCAAGCAATCTTGAATTTCTACAGGGCTCCGACCGAAAAATGGTGTTGCAGGAGCTGCCGCTAAACCTGAGGCAACCACCATGAACCCCAAAGCTAGCGTGAATACAATCGAGCATGTCATGGTAGCTTGAACCATCTTGGGTGAAGATAGACGTGGACCAGCTAAGTGTGATGGAAGGGTAGAGGATGCCATTTTTATAGGACCATGCAAGGCATAACGTCCTTGTAAATGTTGATTTAATTAGCTCCTTTGTATAACCGACTAGGCATGGAGTTAATCGAGTCTGACTATGTTGGCTGTTTATTTCTGCATTTTAAACTGTATTTAGATatgttctaaaaatatatttggcatgaaaaaaatattaaattaatattattttagtatttttttaatgattttaacaatattaaattaatattaaatatatttagatatgttttaaaaattattttaatatatttttaaataaaaaatagtaacaaGCAAAGAAAACTACTGTTTACTGTATGAAGAGGTTTGATTTATTGGTGGGTCAGTTTTCTAAAATCCAGGAAGGATTGGGTATTGGGCTAGCGTATAGATGGATTCCGGACATTTAACCTTGTTTGTGgtgaaaaaaggaagaaatatcAAATGTTTCCTTAGCACtgtttatctttctttttttaagtgtttttttttaataaaataaatgatcttTTATATGAAAAGCGTAATCGTACGTGTTgatatattcaaaaataaattataaattttataggtcaaaaacatgattttatcttcaatatgacatcattttttgaATGAGTTTGTACATTAagataatcttttttatataatttttaaatgatatatttttaaaaaataataaattttcatgaattaaacatatgttttttttaattattaaatcatggatagaaaaatatataacaaaaacataacaaaaaaaaagagcaacaacgataaaaaataaataaatagaaactgATTAAGAAGAgttatattgttttagtttaacagtaaatattatcaataattaCTAGTTAATTACTCCATAACAGAGATAGATAAGgaggaaacaaaaagaaaaatcagggagaaagttttttaaaaaacttatctgagaagaaatattaaaatttaatacatAATTCTTTATTTGCTCTAAGTAGATTCAtagaataaatatttagaattatattaatttaaaacttcttCTACATAATACTTAAGAGGTTTACATtaggaatataaaaaaaaaacttaccgcATTAATTCACCCCAGCTTGCATTGCAAGTTTGGTATGTTAGATCTATCTAATAATCTTTCCAGTACATATATCTTGGATTAATTTGATCTGGTTGGAtttaaattatagttaattaaGCTTAATTTGACACATTGACTCATTGACTagggtaaattaaaaaaaattcaaatcaaattttaattaattgaaatgaatTAAACAGATCTGAATAATTCTGTGATATAAACGTGGTCCTAAGATCGGAATATGGGACCgaactgagtttaataaaatattgtataAAAATCTACTGAAAAGTAGAGGAGATCTTGGCAGAGATATCATATTTGTAAAGTTGATTATTGGGCGTTAGGTACAAATGAATGTCACTTTCTATCCCTTTCCCCTACTTAACTCCAACGTAATCAATTTTGTCCCTCGCTACTTAACTGTCTCCTTGTCTTAGTTAAACAAtgtgttttttctataaaaccaccgatgtaaaaaatattaatttaaaacaaataaaaaataaaaaaaattaaatttaaaaaaaaacactaaaaaacaaactgtACCTGCATCTTACTTTCCCTGTTGCGTGCATATTTATTGCAGACTGACCCATATGAGGTGGAGAATGATGTTTGAGCATGCGAGCGACGTTAAAATATACAGTGAGgtcaaatcaaatgaaaaggaaagtgAGATGCCCCTCCATTTTATAAAGCAACTAGGCTCTTTGAATGTGAATTGTTAGCTGAATGTGTATCTCATCAGCCATCACAAATAATTCTGATCCATTTTTGCGTCTGTCACGCACATATATTTTACACGGCAATGGAAGAGGAGCAGAGGGAAACAGGCAAAGCTGGGAGTCTAGTCTTTGCCGTCAACGGACAGAGGTTCGAGGTGTCGTCGAGATTAGACCCTTCAACAACCTTGCTTGAGTTCTTGCGAACCAGGACATCTTTCAAGAGTGTCAAGCTCGGTTGTGGCGAAGGTATTGTTTGCCCTTTCTTTTTCCAGTACTGCACTTGATTGTACGTTTGCATACCGTATCTTGTGTGTGATAGGCATAGGGTCATCTATGAACTGTTTTTGTCTGTTAAATTATAGATGGATAACATCACCTCGCATTTCACCAAAGTTATTATACTCGTGACTCAGTGTAAGACTCGAGTTATTGGTTAAATAGGATGACCCAAGCCAATTAAAACAGTACaatgatatcattttgaatTCTCTTCAAAAAagtaaagttttattttgatcatggGTTAACttattataattgaatataTCAGGTAATTCccacctagttttttttttaaaacacagctTGAGCCAAGTTTCGAGTTGACCCGTCGAGCCggatttaataacactacatttCACATGTATTgtttacaatatttttcatttgcatcttaatttattttattcaagttgTGGGTTTACATATTATAACTGATTATATTGGTCAACTTCCACctagtttctttttaaaacccAGCTCGAGCTAGGTTTCAAGTTGACCCGTCAAGCCtgatttaataacactacatttcatatgcattattttttaatatttttcatttgcatcttaatttatttatttttacaaaatttaatcGGTGAAAATTCATAGTCTgtcaaatataaattagaaCAGCCAAATAGCAAATATACACATCAAACCAACACCATGGTTTCAATCTGGTAGTGAGACTCTAAAAGCTTAAATGTCATGACCCGAATCTCTAGTGCATGACTAGCAATGCAGGAGTGGCACCTAAGAAAACACTTTATCTATGGTAAACCTCAAATATACTtttcacaaaacaaattatataaaatcatcTAGTATttcataaacttttaaaatatttctcaaaaccaataaaaataattaataattcaaaatactcattacattaaataaaatttaatctttaaaataaaaatctaaacttgaaaaaaaatcagcatAATGGAGCTTTCCAAGACTATTATATTACTCTTTCCGGTTCAATATTATTAGTTGGGAGGCATTTAAACTATtatattgatttcaaaaaaaaaaaaattgagcctTTAGGTGGTTTCTCATGATTTGTTCTAATTTATGGTTTTAGGTGGTTGTGGTGCTTGCATTGTTCTACTCTCCAAGTATGATCCTGTGCTTGACCAAGTTGAGGATTTCACAATCAGTTCATGTCTCACACTGCTTTGCAGTGTGAATGGATGTTCGGTTACAACATCGGAAGGCCTTGGAAATAGCAAAGATGGATTCCATCCGATTCACCAGAGGTTCAGTGGTTTCCATGCTTCTCAATGTGGCTTTTGTACTCCTGGAATGTGTGTTTCACTCTTCGGAGCCCTTGTTAAAGCTGAAAAGAATGACCAAAGGGAGCCTTCTCCAGGATTCTCCAAGCTGACAGTCGTTGAAGCTGAAAAGGCTATCTCAGGAAATCTTTGTCGCTGTACTGGATATCGACCCATTGCTGATGCGTGTAAGAGTTTTGCAGCTGATGTTGATATTGAAGATTTGGGATTAAACTCTTTTTGGAAGAAGGAAGAGAGTCCCGAAGCGAAGATGAGTAGGCTACCTTTATATGACCATAATCATGAGATATGCACTTTCCCTGAATTtttgaaaagggaaataaaaTCTTCCTTGCTTTTGGATTCTGAAAGATATTCTTGGTGCACACCTGCTACTGTTGAGGAGCTTCAGAGCTTATTAAAAAGCATTGATGCCGACTGCAAAACCAGGATGAAACTAGTGGTTGGTAACACAGGTATGGGTTATTACAAGGAGCTAGAGCACCATGACAAGTACATAGATCTCAGATGTGTTCTGGAGCTCTCGAGTATTAGGAGGGATGAAGAAGGAATCGAAATCGGGGCAGCTGTCACTATTTCTAAAACTATTGAAGCTCTGAAGGAAGAAAATAACAGTGAGTTTAATTCAGAATGCAAGATTGTGTTTAAAAGAATTGCATTGCACATGGAGAAGATTGCTTCTGAATTTGTTCGAAATACAGGCAGTGTAGGGGGGAATTTGGTGATGGCACAAAGGAAACATTTTCCATCAGATATTGCCACGATACTGCTGGCAGCAGGTGCATTTGTTCACATTCTAACTGGTACCTTGCATGAAAAGCTTACTTTAGATGAGTTTCTGGAAAGGCCTCCATTGGATTCCAAAAGTGTGCTATTAAATATTAAGATTCCAAATTATGCAGCATCCAAGAACATATCTTCTGAAATGGACAGCAAGTTGTTATTCGAAACTTATCGTGCTGCACCGCGACCCCTTGGAAATGCATTGCCCTATTTAAATGCAGCTTTCTTGTCTGAAGTTTCCTGTTTGAAATCTTCTGGTTCAGCCGTGTTAAATAAATGCCGGGTCGTTTTTGGTGCTTATGGAACCAAACATGCTATCAGAGCAAAGGAAGTTGAGAAATTTTTGTCTGGAAAAATACTAACCATTGGTGTTCTATATGAAGCTGTTAAACTGGTTAAAGCCAATGTGGTTCCTGAAGATGGCACGCCGAGTCCGGCCTTCAGGTCAAGCTTAGCTGCTGGTTATCTCTTTGACTTTCTCTACCCCTTGATAGACATTAACTCTAAAATTTCTGGTGTTTGGTCGGATGAATATTGTAATACTTCATTGTTCAAGgatgcaaaaataaaacagaagtaCAGCCAGCTTGATCATGTTCAATTACCCACTTTGCTGTCATCATCAGAGCAGGTGCTTGAATTAAACAATGATCATCATCCTGTTGGTCAGCCTACTAAGAAAGTTGGAGCCGCCCTTCAAGCTTCTGGTTTGTAGTCTTCCATCATCGAGTTGCATAAATAATGATCAGCGTAATCTAAGGGCTGCTTCCCTCATAGAATTAAGTGCTGGTCTCATTTATCTCACTTTTAGGCATCTTCACTTTACTCATGTAACAAATTATGCAGGAGAGGCTGTTTTTGTGGATGACATTCCCTCTCCTACAAATTGTCTACATGGAGCATTCATTCATAGCATGAAGCCTTATGCAAGGGTCAAGAATATCAAATTCAAGTCTAAATTACTACCAGATGGAGTTTCTGGGCTGATTTCGGTCAGAGACATTCCAAAAGGTGGGGAGAACAGAGGTTGCACGACTAGGTTTGGCACTGAATCTTTGTTCGCAGATGAGCTTACGCAGTATGCTGGAGAGCGTCTTGCTTTTGTGGTAATCACCTCATccagtatttttatataataacatCCACCTCAGTTCTGTTGATTTTAGATGTCATTATTTAAATGCACTACGGAAATATATAATTGGATTGTGGGAATTTGTGCCTAATCTAGTCTACCAATCGACCCTCTCAGGTTGCAGATACACAGAAACATGCTGATATAGCATCCAACCTTGTTGAAGTTGATTATGACATTGAAAATCTAGAACCACCCATTTTAACTGTAGAAGAGGCCATTAAGAGATCTAGCCTTCTCGAGGTTCCTCTTCTCCTCTACCCCAAACAAGTTGGTGATATATCAAAAGGATTGGCTGAGGCTGATCACAAGATTCTCTCTGCCAAGGTACTTTCGCTCCCTCTTCCCTCCAACTCGCTCCACTCAtttgaatagaaaataaaaatgaagaaaatgttcTTCTTTTATGAGGGCATAGATAGTTACAAGCCTAAAAAGTACATAGACTAGGTGCTTTTCTAGCATCAGATTTCAACATTGTGCATCTGTGCTTACTGCTAACTTTCTGCTGCTTCGTTGCTTTAGATAAAACTCGGTTCACAGTACCATTTCTATATGGAGACTCAAACTGCCCTTGCGCTTCCTGATGAAAACAACTGCATGGTGGTTTACAGTTCAACCCAGTGTCCCGAATATGCACATGTTAACATTGCAAAATGTCTTGGTATTCCTGAGCATAATGTGCGTGTGATTACAAGGAGAGTCGGAGGAGGCTTTGGTGGAAAGGCCATGAAAGCAATTCCTGTGAGTTTCATTCTAAACAAATCTCCATGTCTTAAACTTCCGTCAACAAACTAAGTCTTGGTTTCGATTCCAAACTTATTGATGTTTTGTTACTACGTTCCTGTTCTCTTGTGTAGTGCTGAACTTTCTATAAAAGTTGTGATATAATCCTTTTTTCACCGCTTCAGTCCACACGATTTTCAGTTTATTTCTCCTTGATGATAGATTTACCATTCCATTTCTCTGTTATCAATTGGTGCGAGTACTTACAATGGGATGTAATGTTAACGTTTAGGTTGCTACAGCATGTGCTCTTGCAGCGCACAAGTTTCGTCGCCCTGTGAGAACGTATTTGAATCGCAAGACCGATATGATAATGGCAGGAGGAAGGCATCCCATGGAAATAACTTATAATGTAGGATTTAAATCAAATGGGAAAGTTACAGCCTTACAGCTTGATATATTAATCAATGCTGGAATATCTTTAGATATAAGTCCACTGATGCCAAAAAACATTCTGAGTGGGCTAAAAAAGTATGACTGGGGTGCTTTATCTTTTGATATAAAGGTATGCAAAACAAATCATTCAAGTAAAACTGCAATGCGAGGCCCTGGGGAGGTACAAGGATCATACATTGCAGAAACCGTAATCGAACATGTAGCGTCTACCCTTTCCATGGATGTAGATTCTGtgagaaacataaattttcacaGATATGATAGCCTTAAATTATTCTATGATGTTGCCTCAGGTGATTCTGTAGAGTATACTCTAACATCAATATGGAATAAGTTAGCAGAATCTTCAAGCTTCAAACAAAGGGTTGAAATAATAAAGGAGTTCAATAGGTGTAAGGTGTGGAAGAAAAGAGGTATTTCTCGAGTGCCTATTGTGCATCAAGTGTTCGTGCGACCAACTCCGGGGAAAGTAAGCATTCTAAGTGATGGGTCGGTTGTCGTTGAAGTCGGCGGAATAGAGTTGGGTCAAGGGCTCTGGACAAAGGTAAAACAAATGGCTGCATTTGCTCTCAGCTCAATCAAATGTGACGGGGTAGAAAATCTTCTGGACAAAGTAAGGGTAATACAAGCTGATACTCTGAGTTTAACTCAAGGAGGAATGACTGCAGGGAGCACCACATCAGAGTCAAGCTGTGAATCAGTTAGACTTTGCTGTGCAGTCTTGGTTGAGAGACTGGGACCTCTAAAGGAAACGTTGCAGGGGCAAATGGGTTCCGTAACATGGGATGCGCTCATTTGCAAGGTACTTGTTTACATTTCTTGAACATTCTATTTGAGATATTTCTTAGTTGGAACCTCGAGACCGAAACTTGTCAATGATTCCTTCAATAATGTGGTCCTTGCAGgtaggttttatttttctttctttacattCAAGTATTTGTTATGAGAAGAAATCTTCATGCATTTTTCTGAATTGATTGTCAGGCTGCTATACTGACAGGATGTGAACTTTGATATTCTTTTGATATTGACATTTAGATGCTCAAGTTCTTTGCTACCTTACTCTTAGTCATTCAAAATGCAGGCATATGTGGGATCACTGAATTTATCAGCATCTTCACATTACATCCCTGACTTTACTTCGATGCACTACTTAAACTATGGCGCTGCAGTAAGTGAGGTAAGGTTTTCCAGAACACCTCTATCTAATTTCCTTCAGTGCATGATCTGAAACTAGAGTAAAACTTCTGAATACAAACTGGAAGATGGGAATCCTGCTTCATAGAAGATTACATGCCTAATTTTCTGCAGGAATACTAATGTGAAGCTATGGTGACACAGGTAGAGGTAAACCTTCTGACAGGGGAAACAACTATTTTGAGATCAGATATTATATACGATTGTGGACAAAGTCTCAACCCTGCGGTGGATTTAGGACAGGTTCGCTAGCTGTGACAACTCAGAATCAAATTCTTAAGTTCATAGATGTTCGTAAATTTTAAGAGGTTAGGATTGGTGCATGTAGATTGAAGGAGCCTTTGTCCAAgggattggtttttttatgcttGAAGAGTACACGACGAATTCTGATGGACTAGTGGTTGCAGACAGCACATGGACATATAAGATCCCTACAATAGACACCATACCAAAACAATTCAATGTGGAAATACACAACAGTGGACATCACCAGAAACGTGTTCTCTCTTCAAAAGGTAAGCTTttcagagttttttttcttttacagaaGAGCATAATGGATGTCTCTATGGATGCAAGGCAATATCTTTTACCTTGCCATGGATGAATGCAAGTAGTTAGTCTTCTTAAACTTCCATTTATAGGTgtttgatgatgaaattatcatGCTTTGTGCAGCTTCCGGGGAGCCACCGCTACTCCTTGCAGCATCAGTTCACTGTGCTACAAGGGCAGCTATAAGAGATGCTAGACAACAGCTTCATTCATGGGGTTGCATGGACGAGTCTTACTCAACATTCAACTTGGAGGTCCCTGCCACCATGCCTAAGGTGAAGGAACTTTGTGGGCTGGACAATGTGGAAAGGTACTTAGGGTGGAAAATGGGTAGAAAGTGAACTTCTTCAAGATTGGGCTGCGTAATTTGTGGGAAATGCTGTTGTTTTTAAGCcacgcaaaaaaaaatcaaatggccaGAGAGGTCGGTCATCTAACAACataaagaaacataaaacattaCATTACTGCTAGTACTTGCACACAGCACATTATATTGTTGCAGTTGGAGATGTTCTAACTTATGATGGTGggggtgtttgagaatatagtagtaattatttttaatgtgtttttcgcttggaaatgcatcaaaataaaaaaaataaaaaaaattatttttgacatcaacacatcaaaacggtctaaaatcacaaaaaaaataatttgaataaaaaaaataagtcttattttcagttttttaaaaaaacaatattttagaaatacaaaaacaaaccgcTCAACCAAACCAAATGAAACCAGTTATATTAACTTAACTAAAATGTAGTTATAAGATGTGACCCGACTCGGTAGT
This region of Populus trichocarpa isolate Nisqually-1 chromosome 9, P.trichocarpa_v4.1, whole genome shotgun sequence genomic DNA includes:
- the LOC18102202 gene encoding abscisic-aldehyde oxidase isoform X5, producing the protein MEEEQRETGKAGSLVFAVNGQRFEVSSRLDPSTTLLEFLRTRTSFKSVKLGCGEGGCGACIVLLSKYDPVLDQVEDFTISSCLTLLCSVNGCSVTTSEGLGNSKDGFHPIHQRFSGFHASQCGFCTPGMCVSLFGALVKAEKNDQREPSPGFSKLTVVEAEKAISGNLCRCTGYRPIADACKSFAADVDIEDLGLNSFWKKEESPEAKMSRLPLYDHNHEICTFPEFLKREIKSSLLLDSERYSWCTPATVEELQSLLKSIDADCKTRMKLVVGNTGMGYYKELEHHDKYIDLRCVLELSSIRRDEEGIEIGAAVTISKTIEALKEENNSEFNSECKIVFKRIALHMEKIASEFVRNTGSVGGNLVMAQRKHFPSDIATILLAAGAFVHILTGTLHEKLTLDEFLERPPLDSKSVLLNIKIPNYAASKNISSEMDSKLLFETYRAAPRPLGNALPYLNAAFLSEVSCLKSSGSAVLNKCRVVFGAYGTKHAIRAKEVEKFLSGKILTIGVLYEAVKLVKANVVPEDGTPSPAFRSSLAAGYLFDFLYPLIDINSKISGVWSDEYCNTSLFKDAKIKQKYSQLDHVQLPTLLSSSEQVLELNNDHHPVGQPTKKVGAALQASGEAVFVDDIPSPTNCLHGAFIHSMKPYARVKNIKFKSKLLPDGVSGLISVRDIPKGGENRGCTTRFGTESLFADELTQYAGERLAFVVADTQKHADIASNLVEVDYDIENLEPPILTVEEAIKRSSLLEVPLLLYPKQVGDISKGLAEADHKILSAKIKLGSQYHFYMETQTALALPDENNCMVVYSSTQCPEYAHVNIAKCLGIPEHNVRVITRRVGGGFGGKAMKAIPVATACALAAHKFRRPVRTYLNRKTDMIMAGGRHPMEITYNVGFKSNGKVTALQLDILINAGISLDISPLMPKNILSGLKKYDWGALSFDIKVCKTNHSSKTAMRGPGEVQGSYIAETVIEHVASTLSMDVDSVRNINFHRYDSLKLFYDVASGDSVEYTLTSIWNKLAESSSFKQRVEIIKEFNRCKVWKKRGISRVPIVHQVFVRPTPGKVSILSDGSVVVEVGGIELGQGLWTKVKQMAAFALSSIKCDGVENLLDKVRVIQADTLSLTQGGMTAGSTTSESSCESVRLCCAVLVERLGPLKETLQGQMGSVTWDALICKAYVGSLNLSASSHYIPDFTSMHYLNYGAAVSEEY